A window of the Gordonia humi genome harbors these coding sequences:
- a CDS encoding DUF2613 family protein: MVRDRLIYGILAAIVGVIVGVGGVFLGGALASENKPSTDVNSFNGQDGFVQGSVEYGTRGGSGADNS; this comes from the coding sequence ATGGTTCGCGACCGCTTGATCTACGGGATTCTCGCCGCGATCGTCGGCGTGATCGTCGGCGTCGGCGGAGTCTTCCTCGGCGGCGCCCTCGCCTCCGAGAACAAGCCGTCGACCGATGTGAACAGCTTCAACGGCCAGGACGGCTTCGTGCAGGGCTCCGTCGAATACGGGACCCGCGGCGGCTCCGGGGCCGACAACTCGTAA
- a CDS encoding alpha-(1->3)-arabinofuranosyltransferase: protein MLTRRGVGITALIFLLLSLWQAPGKISPDTKLDLTADPIGFLARATHLWSPTMPMGQIQNQAYGYLFPHGAFFALGHLAHVPPWLTQRLWWAVLLTVGFVGVVRVAEALRTGSFASRLIAAAAFVASPRVLTTLGTISSETLPLMLAPWVLLPVIRALDAAPVRPAWREAARSGCAVALMGAVNAVATAAAVGVAALWWIAATCSRRQRPRGLRFGGAWVVALGAACLWWVVPLLMLSRVSPPFLDFIESAQVTTEWTSLTEVLRGTSSWTPFVSAERAAGAVLVSESAAVLATGILAAAGLAGLTMRAMPHRRRWLALLVIGLIVMCLGYPGALGSPIAGTVREFLDGSGAALRNVHKFEPLVRMPLVLGVAHLLARVPFRSLIAAPSKANGFARPAAAAMVVVTAVFGAGSLAWTGGVAPASSYDAIPDYWQQTADWLDEHAHDTRALVVPGAPFADQNWGLTRDEPLQALTEAPWAVRDAIPLTPPGAIRAMDSVQRALVSGRGSAALADTLTAQGVGYLVLRADLDPATSRSARPLVVADALRRSPHITPVARFGPDVAPPTVDGVVVDDGLRPMMPAVTVYRVGDARGTGPLLTPLDAMPRVVGGPESLAAIDEVRARTGRPPLGTSLLTADARRAGVGDGPGLTVTDSPVDRETDFGRVDDHSSAVRAPGDPRLTKNAAADYPVDGTAKVEGQWLLNNEPGQIRVTSSGSAADATQPGRTSPAASTAAAFDGDPNTAWVSRGLESAVGRWVAIEFTRPRRDLALTVTTAKALGPDVSSLLVTTDAGSTVVADVRPGVPTRIVAPAGETERVEIRAIRTANGTAGNQFALADVRLSDTATGLDYAIRHRAVLPQLDAADRVDAWVLRNELGGRAECAADADRVRCAPTLGVAPETPGVFGRVLSVPSTVDVHPTVVLRPSAGGALSDLLSRPSTVTAEGPSNVADPRGSAAAAVDGDPATVWTAPEAPVTSGRKKPAKPSLTLHLPTAREVSGLKLTLPDDYPARPTKVRVDLGDGDQTVRVADDGTVPLRPTRTDRIVLTVESSSDLIDVNDLGFARQSPVGIADIAVLPTVAAVPADLERPIVIGCDTDPQGPLGLGLSAGGVVHRLQVSTTARALRDGDPVVATVCPSDPVALPAGEQEVSVNPGAAFTVDSVELRVSDDDPVGTSTPARTGRWDATSREAIVDAADTPRVLSVPESTNSGWHARLGDDELRPIVVNGWQQGWIVPAGASGTVALTFDLDTPYRWVLLIGLLLVAALFAVAFWPRSRRSSGLRRPNPLRRSSEVEPPRLDRNETTSVRRGELADRGPTRFACVLLALLAAYVLTGPWGVAAAAATGAVVAVVSPAARVSLTFCAMAVATLALAAGPWNSGMAYTGYDVLPQLAALVAVISAIFSAVLPRFPRRT, encoded by the coding sequence TTGCTCACGCGACGCGGCGTCGGCATCACCGCCCTGATCTTCCTTCTGCTGTCGCTGTGGCAGGCGCCCGGCAAGATCTCGCCGGACACCAAGCTCGACCTCACCGCCGACCCGATCGGGTTCCTCGCACGGGCGACGCACCTGTGGTCGCCGACGATGCCGATGGGACAGATCCAGAATCAGGCGTACGGCTACCTGTTTCCACACGGGGCGTTCTTCGCGCTCGGTCACCTCGCCCACGTCCCGCCGTGGCTCACCCAGCGGTTGTGGTGGGCGGTCCTCCTCACCGTCGGCTTCGTCGGCGTGGTCCGCGTCGCCGAAGCCCTGCGAACCGGATCGTTCGCATCCCGGCTGATCGCGGCCGCGGCGTTCGTCGCGTCGCCGCGCGTGCTGACGACCCTCGGCACGATCTCGTCGGAGACGTTGCCGCTGATGCTGGCCCCGTGGGTGCTGCTGCCGGTGATCCGCGCGCTCGACGCCGCGCCGGTGCGACCCGCCTGGCGAGAGGCCGCGCGGTCGGGATGCGCCGTGGCCCTGATGGGCGCGGTGAACGCCGTCGCGACCGCGGCCGCGGTGGGTGTCGCCGCGCTCTGGTGGATCGCCGCCACCTGTTCCCGCCGACAGCGACCACGCGGCCTCCGGTTCGGCGGCGCGTGGGTCGTCGCACTCGGCGCGGCGTGCCTGTGGTGGGTGGTGCCGCTGCTCATGCTGTCGCGGGTGTCGCCGCCGTTCCTGGACTTCATCGAGTCGGCGCAGGTGACCACCGAGTGGACCTCGTTGACCGAGGTCCTGCGCGGCACATCGTCGTGGACGCCGTTCGTGTCGGCCGAGCGCGCCGCGGGCGCGGTGCTGGTGTCCGAGTCGGCTGCGGTGCTGGCCACCGGGATCCTCGCCGCCGCCGGTCTCGCCGGTCTGACGATGCGCGCGATGCCGCACCGTCGACGGTGGCTCGCCCTGCTGGTGATCGGGCTGATCGTCATGTGCCTCGGTTATCCCGGAGCGCTCGGCTCGCCGATCGCCGGAACCGTCCGGGAGTTCCTCGACGGCTCCGGCGCGGCGCTGCGCAACGTGCACAAGTTCGAACCGCTGGTCCGGATGCCGCTGGTTCTCGGCGTCGCCCATCTGCTGGCGCGAGTACCGTTCCGGTCGCTGATCGCGGCGCCCTCGAAGGCGAACGGCTTCGCCCGACCGGCGGCCGCCGCGATGGTCGTGGTGACCGCGGTGTTCGGCGCCGGATCACTCGCCTGGACCGGTGGCGTGGCCCCGGCCTCCAGCTACGACGCGATCCCCGACTACTGGCAGCAGACCGCCGACTGGCTCGACGAGCACGCCCACGACACACGTGCACTGGTGGTTCCGGGCGCGCCGTTCGCCGACCAGAACTGGGGTCTGACGCGTGATGAGCCGCTGCAGGCGCTCACCGAAGCGCCGTGGGCGGTGCGCGACGCCATCCCGCTGACACCGCCCGGCGCGATCCGCGCGATGGACTCGGTGCAGCGCGCGCTCGTCTCCGGCCGCGGATCGGCGGCGCTCGCCGACACGCTCACCGCCCAGGGCGTCGGCTATCTGGTGCTGCGCGCCGATCTCGATCCCGCGACGTCGCGGTCGGCGCGTCCGCTGGTCGTCGCCGATGCTCTGCGCCGTTCCCCCCACATCACGCCGGTCGCCCGGTTCGGCCCGGACGTCGCTCCGCCGACCGTCGACGGCGTGGTCGTCGACGACGGACTGCGCCCGATGATGCCCGCCGTGACCGTCTATCGGGTCGGCGACGCACGAGGTACCGGTCCGCTCCTGACCCCGCTCGATGCGATGCCGCGGGTCGTCGGCGGTCCGGAGTCGCTGGCCGCGATCGACGAGGTGCGCGCTCGCACCGGTCGCCCACCCCTCGGCACCTCGCTGCTGACCGCCGACGCCCGCCGCGCCGGAGTCGGCGACGGTCCCGGTCTCACGGTGACCGATTCACCGGTCGATCGGGAGACCGACTTCGGGCGCGTCGACGACCATTCGTCGGCCGTCCGCGCGCCGGGCGATCCCCGTCTGACGAAGAACGCCGCCGCCGACTACCCCGTCGACGGAACGGCGAAGGTCGAAGGGCAGTGGCTGCTGAACAACGAGCCCGGACAGATACGCGTCACCTCGTCCGGGTCCGCGGCCGACGCGACCCAGCCCGGCCGGACCTCACCTGCCGCCTCGACGGCGGCCGCGTTCGACGGCGACCCGAACACCGCGTGGGTCAGTCGCGGCCTCGAATCCGCTGTCGGACGCTGGGTGGCGATCGAGTTCACCCGCCCGCGCCGGGACCTCGCGCTGACCGTGACGACAGCGAAGGCGCTCGGCCCGGACGTGTCGTCACTACTGGTCACCACCGATGCGGGCAGCACCGTGGTCGCCGATGTGCGTCCGGGCGTGCCGACGCGGATCGTCGCCCCGGCCGGCGAGACCGAGCGCGTCGAGATCCGCGCGATCCGCACCGCGAACGGCACCGCGGGCAACCAGTTCGCCCTCGCCGACGTCCGACTGTCCGACACCGCCACCGGCCTGGACTACGCGATCCGACACCGTGCGGTGCTGCCGCAGCTCGACGCCGCCGACCGGGTGGACGCCTGGGTGCTGCGGAACGAACTGGGCGGGCGGGCCGAATGTGCGGCCGACGCCGACCGCGTCCGTTGTGCCCCGACGCTCGGCGTGGCACCGGAGACGCCGGGCGTCTTCGGTCGGGTGCTGTCGGTGCCGTCGACCGTGGACGTGCACCCCACGGTGGTGCTGCGGCCGTCGGCGGGTGGCGCGCTGTCGGATCTGCTGTCACGACCGAGCACGGTGACGGCGGAGGGGCCGTCGAACGTCGCCGATCCGCGCGGGTCGGCCGCGGCCGCCGTCGACGGAGATCCCGCCACCGTGTGGACCGCACCGGAGGCCCCGGTGACCAGCGGGAGGAAGAAGCCTGCGAAGCCGTCGTTGACGCTGCACCTGCCGACCGCGCGCGAGGTCTCGGGCTTGAAGTTGACCCTGCCCGACGACTATCCGGCCCGCCCGACGAAGGTCCGCGTCGACCTCGGCGACGGCGATCAGACCGTCCGCGTGGCCGACGACGGGACCGTGCCGCTGCGCCCGACCCGGACCGACCGCATCGTGCTCACCGTCGAGTCCTCGAGCGACCTGATCGATGTGAACGACCTGGGTTTCGCCCGCCAGTCGCCGGTCGGCATCGCCGACATCGCGGTGCTGCCCACCGTCGCCGCCGTCCCCGCCGATCTCGAGCGACCGATCGTGATCGGCTGCGACACCGACCCGCAGGGACCGCTCGGGCTCGGGCTGTCGGCGGGCGGGGTGGTCCACCGACTGCAGGTGTCCACCACGGCGCGGGCCCTGCGCGACGGCGATCCCGTCGTCGCCACCGTGTGCCCGAGCGACCCCGTCGCGCTTCCGGCGGGCGAGCAGGAGGTGTCGGTGAATCCCGGCGCCGCGTTCACCGTCGACTCGGTGGAACTGCGCGTCTCGGACGACGATCCGGTCGGCACGAGCACACCTGCACGGACCGGCCGGTGGGACGCGACCTCGCGAGAGGCGATCGTCGACGCCGCCGACACCCCGCGAGTCCTGTCCGTGCCGGAGAGCACCAACTCCGGCTGGCACGCCCGTCTCGGCGACGACGAACTCCGGCCGATCGTGGTGAACGGTTGGCAGCAGGGCTGGATCGTGCCCGCCGGCGCGTCCGGAACCGTCGCCCTGACCTTCGACCTCGACACGCCCTACCGCTGGGTCCTGCTGATCGGTCTGCTGCTGGTGGCGGCGCTGTTCGCGGTCGCGTTCTGGCCGCGTTCCCGCCGGTCGAGCGGCCTCCGCCGGCCGAATCCCCTCCGCCGGTCGAGCGAAGTCGAGCCCCCTCGCCTCGACCGGAACGAGACGACGAGCGTGCGGCGAGGCGAACTCGCGGACCGAGGCCCGACCCGGTTCGCCTGCGTGCTCCTCGCTCTCCTCGCCGCCTACGTCCTCACCGGTCCATGGGGAGTCGCGGCCGCGGCCGCGACGGGCGCCGTGGTCGCCGTCGTCTCCCCCGCGGCCCGCGTGTCCCTCACGTTCTGCGCGATGGCCGTCGCTACCCTCGCACTGGCGGCCGGCCCCTGGAATTCGGGCATGGCCTACACCGGATACGACGTCCTGCCGCAGCTCGCGGCGTTGGTGGCGGTGATCTCGGCCATCTTCTCGGCCGTCCTTCCACGCTTCCCGCGCCGAACCTGA
- a CDS encoding NAD(P)-dependent oxidoreductase, with protein sequence MSVITWIGLGQMGLPMATNLVRAGHEVHGVEIDPEMAAAAAAAGIVMHDSAAESVPDSAFVFTMLPTGDLVAAVLTGEDGVFALMRDGAVAIDSSTVDVVQTRDLHDEAKRRGVAFLDAPVSGGVAGAQAGTLAVMVGGDAADFEVARPVLEGYGGHVGLIGGAGSGQAVKIVNNMIVGACLAATCEGVVLAERLGLDTSALFDMVSRSSGDNWALRNWYPIPGVVETAASNRDFAPGFTTALLVKDLNLAVSAGQATGTPLQTGQTVLRQFTEHKEAGNALLDCSSLITSIRDHVDR encoded by the coding sequence ATGTCAGTCATCACGTGGATCGGTCTCGGCCAGATGGGCCTGCCGATGGCGACGAATCTGGTGCGCGCCGGTCATGAAGTGCACGGCGTCGAGATCGATCCGGAGATGGCGGCGGCGGCCGCCGCCGCGGGCATCGTGATGCACGACTCGGCCGCCGAGAGCGTGCCGGATTCGGCCTTCGTGTTCACGATGCTCCCGACGGGCGACCTCGTGGCGGCCGTGCTGACCGGGGAGGACGGCGTCTTCGCACTCATGCGCGACGGTGCGGTGGCGATCGACTCGTCCACGGTCGACGTCGTGCAGACCCGGGACCTCCACGACGAGGCGAAGCGCCGCGGCGTCGCATTCCTGGACGCGCCGGTGTCGGGGGGTGTCGCCGGAGCGCAGGCCGGAACGCTGGCGGTGATGGTCGGCGGCGACGCGGCCGACTTCGAGGTGGCCCGTCCGGTGCTCGAGGGCTACGGCGGCCACGTCGGACTGATCGGTGGTGCGGGCAGCGGCCAGGCGGTCAAGATCGTCAACAACATGATCGTCGGGGCCTGCCTGGCCGCCACATGTGAAGGCGTCGTCCTCGCCGAACGACTCGGACTCGACACCTCGGCACTGTTCGACATGGTGTCGCGTTCCTCCGGTGACAACTGGGCCCTGCGGAACTGGTATCCGATCCCCGGAGTGGTGGAGACGGCGGCGAGCAACCGCGATTTCGCCCCGGGGTTCACGACCGCACTGCTGGTCAAGGATCTCAACCTGGCCGTCTCGGCAGGTCAGGCGACCGGGACTCCCCTCCAGACCGGTCAGACCGTGCTACGTCAGTTCACCGAGCACAAAGAGGCGGGCAATGCGCTGCTGGACTGCTCGTCGCTGATCACCTCGATCCGGGACCACGTCGACCGATGA
- a CDS encoding TetR/AcrR family transcriptional regulator, which yields MASGTKRLPRAVREQQMLDAAIAVFSEHGYSDSSMDAIAAQAEISKPMLYLYYGSKDELFSACIARESGRFMEAMSAGFDPDLRQRDQARTLVREFLRFVYENAQSWGVLYRVSVGTAAFADVVTESRHAITRMITDLIRRGTTVEGTRDIDFELTAVALVGAGEAVADRISDGDIDLDDATDLLLGITWRGLRGVGSTLGDEG from the coding sequence ATGGCCAGCGGGACGAAGCGACTGCCCCGTGCAGTCCGCGAGCAGCAGATGTTGGACGCCGCGATCGCGGTGTTCTCCGAGCACGGGTACTCCGACAGTTCGATGGACGCCATCGCGGCGCAGGCCGAGATCTCCAAGCCGATGCTGTACCTGTACTACGGTTCCAAAGACGAGCTGTTCAGCGCATGCATCGCGCGAGAGTCCGGGCGGTTCATGGAGGCGATGAGCGCGGGCTTCGATCCCGATCTCCGCCAGCGCGATCAGGCGCGCACCCTGGTCCGCGAGTTCCTGCGTTTCGTCTACGAGAACGCGCAGTCGTGGGGGGTGCTCTACCGCGTCTCCGTCGGTACCGCGGCGTTCGCCGACGTCGTCACCGAGAGTCGGCACGCGATCACCCGGATGATCACGGATCTGATCCGACGCGGCACCACTGTCGAAGGCACGCGCGACATCGACTTCGAGCTCACCGCCGTCGCTCTCGTCGGCGCGGGCGAGGCCGTCGCCGACCGCATCTCCGACGGCGACATCGATCTCGACGACGCGACCGACCTGCTGCTCGGCATCACCTGGCGCGGGCTGCGCGGAGTGGGATCGACGTTGGGGGACGAGGGCTGA
- a CDS encoding quinone oxidoreductase family protein, protein MRAIEVATHGGPENLQVVDIERPAPGAGEVLVEVRLSGVNFLDVYQRVGGTPVSAPFLAGVEGMGVIAERGPDVVDLDVGRRIGWLAGGQGSFADFAVVDAGKAVVIPDDVSDESAVAVLMQGVTAHYLATDTYPIERGDTVLIHAAAGGVGQMLTQIAKLKGATVIGTVSTEEKAAVARGAGADHVVGYDDFPSEVERITGGTGVAAVYDGVGAATFDGSLASLAVRGTYVVFGTSSGPTPPLDIPRLNSGGSLFVTRPSVVHHVRTPDELRARARDLFAWLASGDLVVSIGGRYPVEEASDAFSALESRETTGKILLTH, encoded by the coding sequence ATGCGTGCAATCGAAGTGGCGACGCACGGCGGGCCGGAGAATCTGCAGGTCGTCGACATCGAACGGCCCGCACCCGGGGCGGGCGAGGTGCTCGTCGAGGTGCGACTGTCGGGTGTGAACTTCCTGGACGTCTACCAGCGGGTCGGCGGAACCCCCGTCTCCGCGCCGTTCCTCGCCGGAGTCGAGGGCATGGGCGTCATCGCCGAACGCGGTCCCGACGTCGTCGACCTCGACGTCGGCCGGCGGATCGGGTGGCTCGCGGGCGGTCAGGGAAGCTTCGCGGACTTCGCCGTCGTCGATGCGGGTAAGGCAGTCGTGATCCCGGACGACGTCTCCGACGAGAGCGCCGTCGCGGTGCTCATGCAGGGCGTCACGGCCCACTATCTCGCAACGGACACCTATCCGATCGAACGCGGCGACACGGTCCTCATTCATGCTGCCGCCGGTGGCGTCGGTCAGATGCTGACGCAGATCGCGAAGCTCAAGGGGGCGACGGTGATCGGAACGGTCTCCACGGAGGAGAAGGCCGCCGTCGCGCGAGGCGCCGGAGCCGATCACGTCGTCGGCTACGACGACTTCCCCTCGGAGGTCGAACGCATCACCGGCGGCACCGGCGTCGCCGCGGTCTACGACGGTGTCGGAGCGGCGACGTTCGACGGGAGCCTGGCGAGCCTTGCCGTTCGCGGCACATATGTGGTGTTCGGTACGTCGAGCGGTCCCACTCCGCCGCTGGACATTCCGCGGTTGAACTCCGGTGGATCGCTGTTCGTCACTCGCCCGAGCGTCGTTCATCACGTCCGCACGCCGGATGAACTGCGTGCTCGCGCGCGTGACCTGTTCGCCTGGTTGGCGTCGGGAGACCTGGTCGTGTCGATCGGTGGCCGGTACCCCGTGGAGGAGGCGTCCGACGCCTTCTCCGCCCTGGAGTCGCGGGAGACGACGGGCAAGATCCTGCTGACGCACTGA
- a CDS encoding glycoside hydrolase family 3 N-terminal domain-containing protein has translation MRAHRRLIAVVAAAGLLSTAACSSGDPSAAPTSTSTTASSATSTSTVSSSSTTPVAQTCGAAELKSMSLRDKLAQLLVVGVTDAGDARQVVRDEHIGGVFVGSWSDLNMLSDGSIGELSKAQKYPLMVTVDQEGGRVSRLSSLGIDMPSARVLAKTKTPEQVRALAKDAGEKMRRLGITVDFAPDADVSDEADDEVIGDRSFSDDPAVVTEYAGAFARGLQDAGIMPVYKHFPGHGHGSGDSHTGTVRTPPIDELVATDLVPYKTLLADPGDVGVMVGHLIVPGLTGPETPSSISPRAIGMLRSGERYGGPAFNGVVFSDDLSGMAAISDKYPIEVAVRKAINAGSDVALWLSTDKVGSVLDSLEKAVADKKLTQARVDRSVVRILRSKGVIDCQ, from the coding sequence ATGCGTGCCCATCGTCGCCTGATCGCCGTCGTCGCGGCCGCCGGACTTCTGTCGACGGCGGCCTGCAGCAGCGGTGACCCCTCAGCGGCCCCGACGTCGACCTCGACGACGGCGAGCAGTGCGACGTCGACCAGCACGGTCTCCTCATCGAGCACGACGCCGGTCGCGCAGACGTGCGGTGCCGCGGAACTGAAGTCGATGTCGTTGCGTGACAAGCTCGCTCAGCTCCTCGTCGTCGGCGTGACCGATGCGGGCGATGCGCGGCAGGTGGTGCGCGACGAGCACATCGGCGGCGTGTTCGTCGGCAGCTGGAGTGATCTGAACATGCTGAGCGACGGTTCGATCGGCGAACTGTCGAAGGCGCAGAAGTATCCGCTGATGGTGACCGTCGACCAGGAGGGCGGTCGGGTGAGTCGTCTGTCATCGCTGGGCATCGACATGCCGTCGGCACGCGTCCTGGCGAAGACGAAGACGCCCGAGCAGGTGCGTGCCCTCGCCAAGGACGCGGGCGAGAAGATGCGCAGGCTGGGCATCACGGTCGACTTCGCGCCCGACGCCGACGTCAGCGACGAGGCCGACGACGAGGTGATCGGCGACCGCTCGTTCTCCGACGACCCGGCCGTCGTCACCGAGTACGCGGGCGCGTTCGCACGAGGTCTGCAGGACGCCGGGATCATGCCGGTCTACAAGCACTTCCCCGGGCACGGTCACGGATCGGGCGACTCGCACACCGGCACGGTGCGCACCCCGCCGATCGACGAACTGGTCGCCACCGACCTGGTCCCCTACAAGACGCTGCTGGCCGATCCCGGCGACGTCGGTGTGATGGTCGGTCATCTGATCGTTCCGGGGCTCACCGGTCCGGAGACGCCGTCGAGCATCAGCCCGCGCGCGATCGGCATGCTTCGCAGCGGCGAACGGTACGGCGGACCGGCGTTCAACGGCGTCGTGTTCTCGGACGACCTGTCGGGGATGGCCGCGATCAGCGACAAGTACCCGATCGAGGTCGCGGTGCGCAAGGCGATCAACGCGGGGTCGGACGTCGCCCTGTGGTTGAGCACCGATAAGGTCGGATCGGTCCTCGACTCGCTCGAGAAGGCCGTCGCCGACAAGAAGTTGACGCAGGCGCGCGTCGACCGGTCGGTCGTCCGCATTCTGCGGTCGAAAGGCGTGATCGACTGCCAGTGA
- a CDS encoding aldehyde dehydrogenase family protein, producing MTTDTPTKLMLIDGEWAESSTGEWRDITNPARRGEVIARVPRAGQEDVDRAVASSRRAFEAWRDVHFTVRARALLKIADAIDERAEDLALITAQDTGNALRTQARPEVATLASLFRYFGGVAGEVKGNTLPAGADQLQYTRQEPLGVVAGILPWNSPLMIAGFKVPAAIAAGNAVILKAAEDAPLSIIMLAEICNEYLPAGLLNVLTGGGRTAGQMLVDHKGVDKVSFTGSTEVGRGIARDAGERLAHVSLELGGKNPSIVFPGQVTDKLIDGLLMSSRIHRQGQSCTAGTRLFVHRDVEDEVNERLAAKFASMVVGDPTDEASDIGAVINESQYKGIQEYIEEGVNDAGLTVATGGLPPTEGPLAGGNFHVPTLFTGGNNEFRLAREEIFGPVVVSIPWTDLDEVIAMANDTSYGLAAYVWSNDINQALSAAHRIEAGWVQVNQGGGQVVGQSYGGMKDSGSGREVSLEGMIAGFTQTKQINVKIDV from the coding sequence ATGACTACCGACACCCCCACCAAACTGATGCTGATCGACGGCGAATGGGCCGAGTCGAGCACCGGAGAGTGGCGCGACATCACCAATCCCGCGCGCCGCGGCGAGGTCATCGCCCGGGTGCCCCGCGCAGGTCAGGAGGACGTCGACCGCGCTGTCGCCTCATCCCGCCGCGCCTTCGAAGCATGGCGCGACGTGCACTTCACCGTCCGCGCGCGGGCTCTCCTCAAGATCGCCGACGCGATCGACGAGCGCGCCGAGGACCTCGCGCTGATCACCGCGCAGGACACCGGTAACGCGCTGCGCACCCAGGCCCGCCCCGAAGTCGCGACCCTCGCGTCGTTGTTCCGCTACTTCGGCGGCGTCGCAGGGGAAGTCAAGGGCAACACCCTGCCCGCCGGTGCGGATCAGCTGCAGTACACCCGGCAGGAGCCGCTCGGCGTCGTCGCGGGCATCCTGCCGTGGAACTCGCCGCTGATGATCGCGGGCTTCAAGGTCCCGGCCGCGATCGCCGCGGGCAATGCGGTGATTCTGAAGGCCGCCGAGGATGCTCCGCTGTCGATCATCATGCTCGCCGAGATCTGCAACGAGTACCTGCCTGCGGGTCTCCTCAACGTGCTGACCGGCGGCGGGCGTACCGCGGGCCAGATGCTCGTCGATCACAAGGGCGTCGACAAGGTGTCGTTCACCGGCTCCACCGAGGTCGGCCGCGGCATCGCCCGCGACGCCGGTGAGCGCCTCGCGCACGTCTCGCTCGAGCTCGGCGGCAAGAACCCGTCGATCGTGTTCCCGGGGCAGGTCACCGACAAGCTGATCGACGGTCTGCTGATGTCCTCGCGCATCCACCGCCAGGGGCAGAGCTGCACGGCCGGCACCCGCCTGTTCGTGCACCGCGACGTCGAGGACGAGGTCAACGAGCGTCTGGCCGCCAAGTTCGCGTCGATGGTCGTCGGCGACCCGACCGATGAGGCCTCCGACATCGGCGCCGTCATCAACGAGTCGCAGTACAAGGGCATCCAGGAGTACATCGAGGAAGGCGTCAACGACGCGGGCCTGACGGTCGCCACCGGCGGTCTGCCCCCGACCGAGGGACCGCTGGCGGGCGGCAACTTCCACGTGCCGACCCTCTTCACCGGCGGCAACAACGAGTTCCGGCTGGCCCGCGAGGAGATCTTCGGCCCGGTCGTCGTGTCGATTCCGTGGACCGACCTCGACGAGGTCATCGCGATGGCGAACGACACCTCGTACGGTCTCGCCGCCTACGTGTGGAGCAACGACATCAACCAGGCACTCAGCGCGGCGCATCGCATCGAGGCGGGTTGGGTCCAGGTCAACCAGGGCGGCGGCCAGGTGGTCGGCCAGTCGTACGGCGGCATGAAGGACTCGGGCAGCGGCCGCGAGGTCTCGCTCGAGGGCATGATCGCCGGCTTCACCCAGACCAAGCAGATCAACGTCAAGATCGACGTCTGA